A window of the Lactuca sativa cultivar Salinas chromosome 7, Lsat_Salinas_v11, whole genome shotgun sequence genome harbors these coding sequences:
- the LOC111891008 gene encoding uncharacterized protein LOC111891008 has protein sequence MTSSPSPSTENRCSDVVTDAANLSKNKDLSSEHMEDDEEEDEEGDIDFNPFLKEAPSVEASSSLSSDIEEFNADVDSGQKHSPVKNVEHTQETVTKAAESLCNKDNEPNIATSDSQKPILDSDDEDAIWRRTRARYSLVGSTLDELETFLQETDDEDDLYNIDDEQEYRKFLAAVLQDGDANSGALQETENVDEDEDEDNDADFELELEEALGSDLDENLQSVSQEHERRPETRQKKRQKTDVHKKKFSGEMNNRPLRPILPYAPISPYMFQNMTSTSNEYTHMSAFTPHQIGQLHCLIYEHVQLLVQVFSLSVLEPSRQHIASQVQRLLLEMVHKRDQVVASQKAPYPGCCFSSPYIHSTVNFSFPSNSSESEEGSFFWVPFVSENLLSVIDVAPLSLVGSYIDDSSIAIQEYQRRQIEVTYDATTDKECLFPFSNFPSSADSDPNTVSPRANDRKSKKTIAATAVERSKKQSIALVPKEIARLALRFFPFFNPALFPHKPPPASVANRFLFTDAEDGLLARGLMEYNTNWEEIQKHFLPCKTPHQIFVRQKNRACSRAPENPIKAVRRWKTSPLTPQEKARIEEGLKVYKLDWMAVWKYMVPYRDPTLLARQYRTAVGNQKSYKGDELSKLKRRSYESNRRRSKLQGSIVSGQNREGWSTEDDATPGFCSTDNAPGEINSGDDAGNNEEEEEAAYVHEAFLSDWRPENQPATSSFTQDRLLPNYPPRVVNHHHQNPIPAANKFSRPEAHLQSYQSRRSRCSRVVKLAPDLPPVNLPPTVRIMSQSAFTKYNEASSKSVTMSVTPLTRPRPGQPDEENTGKGDSDLQMHPLLFQDNEDGSLPYYPLNPSVGSSSSFDFFPNNLNLFRYSHQEKHTLNFFNNSLKSKEISSSSVEFHPLLQRTDDGIRDSGVTVLNPPAESSTPHRKVPRSPNELDLDIRLSSSARNRDSGTTETQDTGLPEENGNDHDSGVGNNEIVMEQEELSDSEEEETAESVEFECEEMTDSEGEGGSDSDHAENLQNEELQDDVLVKAIDEVERCKSDVAMGLSLNPRLPLTRKSRSSKNTTTLPVPTPTPPQIKKPRKRAQKMDPR, from the exons ATGACTTCATCACCTTCACCATCAACAGAGAATAGGTGCTCCGATGTTGTCACAGATGCTGCAAATTTATCCAAAAACAAAGATCTTTCTTCCGAACACAtggaagatgatgaagaagaggacgaAGAAGGAGACATCGATTTCAACCCTTTTTTAAAAGAAGCTCCTTCTGTAGAAGCTTCTTCAAGCCTCAGCTCTGACATTGAAGAATTCAATGCTGATGTGGACAGTGGACAAAAGCATTCACCTGTTAAAAATGTTGAACACACTCAGGAGACAGTAACAAAAGCTGCCGAATCTTTATGTAACAAAGATAATGAACCAAACATCGCCACATCAGACTCCCAAAAACCAATTCTTGACAGTGATGATGAGGATGCCATCTGGAGGCGGACAAGAGCCCGTTACTCTCTTGTGGGGTCCACTCTTGATGAACTCGAAACCTTCCTTCAAGAAACAGACGATGAAGATGACCTTTATAACATTGATGATGAACAAGAATACAGAAAGTTTCTTGCAGCTGTTTTACAAGATGGAGATGCAAACTCAGGGGCATTACAGGAAACAGAAAatgttgatgaagatgaagatgaagacaacgaTGCTGACTTTGAATTAGAACTCGAAGAGGCACTCGGGAGTGATCTTGATGAAAATTTACAAAGTGTGTCACAAGAACACGAAAGAAGACCTGAAACAAGACAAAAAAAACGTCAAAAAACCGATGTTCATAAGAAAAAGTTTTCAGGAGAAATGAATAACAGACCATTACGCCCCATTTTACCATATGCACCAATTTCTCCCTATATGTTTCAAAATATGACTTCAACTTCAAATGAGTACACTCACATGAGTGCATTCACGCCACATCAGATAGGCCAGTTGCATTGCTTAATATATGAACATGTTCAGCTACTTGTTCAAGTGTTTTCTCTTTCGGTTCTAGAACCTTCCAGACAACATATTGCTTCCCAAGTTCAGAGATTACTTTTGGAAATGGTTCATAAGCGTGATCAAGTAGTGGCCTCTCAAAAAGCACCCTATCCTGGTTGTTGTTTTAGCTCGCCTTACATTCATTCCACTGTAAATTTCAGCTTTCCATCCAACAGCTCTGAATCTGAGGAGGGTTCTTTCTTCTGGGTGCCTTTTGTTAGTGAGAATTTGTTATCTGTCATAGATGTGGCCCCACTTAGTTTAGTTGGAAGCTATATAGATGATTCTTCTATTG CTATTCAAGAGTATCAAAGAAGACAGATAGAAGTTACATATGATGCTACTACTGATAAGGAATGTTTGTTTCCTTTCAGTAATTTTCCTTCTTCAGCTGACTCAGATCCTAATACAGTGTCTCCTAGAGCTAATGACCGGAAATCAAAGAAGACAATTGCTGCTACAGCTGTTGAAAGGTCTAAGAAGCAATCGATTGCTTTAGTTCCAAAAGAAATTGCAAGATTAGCCCTTAGATTCTTTCCATTTTTCAATCCAGCCCTTTTTCCACATAAGCCACCCCCTGCATCTGTTGCAAATCGATTTCTTTTCACTGATGCTGAGGATGG GTTATTAGCTCGGGGGTTAATGGAGTATAATACAAACTGGGAGGAGATTCAGAAACACTTTCTACCCTGCAAAACTCCACATCAG ATCTTTGTGAGACAAAAAAACCGCGCATGTTCTAGAGCACCAGAGAATCCAATAAAG GCAGTTCGGCGTTGGAAAACTTCTCCTTTGACTCCTCAAGAGAAAGCTCGAATAGAGGAg GGATTAAAGGTTTATAAACTTGATTGGATGGCTGTATGGAAATACATGGTCCCATACAGAGACCCCACATTGCTTGCTCGCCAATATCGGACAGCTGTCGGAAACCAAAAGTCATATAAAGGAGATGAACTTTCAAAGTTAAAAAGACGATCATATGAATCAAACAGAAGAAGGTCTAAACTTCAAGGGTCAATTGTTTCTGGTCAAAATAGAGAAGGATGGTCAACCGAAGACGATGCTACTCCTGGATTTTGTAGTACCGATAATGCCCCTGGAGAAATCAACAGTGGGGACGATGCTGGAaataatgaagaagaagaagaagcagcttATGTCCATGAAGCATTTTTATCCGATTGGAGGCCAGAAAACCAACCTGCCACATCATCATTTACACAAGATAGATTATTACCAAACTACCCCCCAAGGGTAGTAAATCATCATCACCAAAACCCAATCCCTGCTGCTAATAAATTTTCAAGGCCTGAAGCTCATTTACAATCTTATCAATCCCGTAGATCTCGTTGTTCTCGTGTAGTCAAACTCGCTCCTGATTTGCCACCTGTCAATCTTCCACCTACTGTTCGTATAATGTCACAATCAGCTTTCACAAAATACAATGAAGCATCTTCTAAATCTGTAACAATGTCTGTAACCCCGTTGACTCGTCCAAGACCAGGTCAACCAGATGAGGAAAACACCGGAAAGGGCGATTCCGATCTCCAAATGCATCCGTTATTGTTCCAGGATAACGAAGACGGGAGTTTACCATATTACCCTTTGAATCCCAGTGTTGGCTCTTCTAGCTCATTTGATTTCTTCCCGAATAATCTTAACCTCTTTCGTTATTCTCATCAAGAAAAACATACGTTGAATTTCTTCAACAACTCTTTGAAATCCAAGGAGATAAGTTCATCCAGTGTCGAGTTCCATCCGCTTCTACAAAGAACAGACGACGGAATTCGTGATTCCGGTGTTACGGTTTTGAATCCACCTGCTGAATCATCGACACCGCATCGGAAAGTACCTCGGAGTCCGAACGAACTGGATTTGGATATTCGGTTGAGTTCTAGCGCCCGGAATCGTGATTCCGGAACCACCGAAACACAGGATACGGGTTTGCCGGAGGAGAATGGAAATGATCATGATTCCGGAGTTGGAAATAATGAAATTGTGATGGAACAGGAGGAGTTGAGTGATTCCGAGGAGGAGGAAACGGCGGAAAGTGTGGAGTTTGAGTGTGAGGAAATGACAGATAGTGAAGGTGAAGGTGGATCTGATTCCGATCATGCTGAAAACCTTCAAAATGAG GAGTTGCAAGATGATGTTTTGGTGAAGGCTATAGACGAAGTAGAAAGGTGTAAATCTGACGTGGCAATGGGGTTGAGTTTAAACCCTAGACTCCCGTTGACCAGAAAGTCTAGAAGTTCAAAGAACACAACAACA